Proteins from one Streptomyces sp. NBC_00390 genomic window:
- a CDS encoding non-ribosomal peptide synthetase produces the protein MTQSLTAPTTTVTAAPLSIAHGAAAAGTGVLTRFEEWVSRTPQAPAVIEGTHTWTYQDLDTAATRVAAALGDRVRPGDLVGVCLDRSAALVVTAVALARIGAVYLPLGPRPGQRRTDAVTEDLNVVCLIGAPEVLPPRHRAADQVPLALPGEGINAAATAVAAFAAPGPDARRAPAGTFYAVLTSGSTGRPKAVAVAEPSLGALLDWYRAETGLAPGDRQSLLIGVAFDPHLLELWAGLTSGAALVPAPDDVRWDPAVLADWWRDAAVTVSVGATPMIEPLLDRPWPQDLTLRHLIVGGDRMRRRPGSDVTATVHNAYGPAEATVVTTTYAMRGTEPLAGEQSPPPIGRPVPGVTVVVTSDDGRPVARGEDGELRIGGTCLAIGYLDPELTARRFTAPPEGLDLPGAGRLYRTGDRVRMTAEGQLEFLGRLDDQVKISGVRVEPAEVEAAFEQDPAVHSAVVTAPRTPEGHTRLVAYVRPATGAAPDTDTLVAAVRAWLPEQAVPSAVRIVDAYPLDANGKVDRAELTRRAAAHDDTPGADDLPGGATPTELLVLRAVRDLLGRPGTALTDNFTDAGGTSLVAARLLTAIEQETGVRLRAPELLRQPDLRAVAVLVDKRRAGARQTGA, from the coding sequence ATGACCCAGTCCCTGACCGCCCCGACCACCACCGTCACCGCCGCGCCGCTCAGCATCGCCCACGGCGCCGCCGCTGCGGGCACCGGAGTGCTCACCCGCTTCGAGGAGTGGGTGAGCCGAACCCCGCAGGCGCCCGCGGTGATCGAGGGCACCCACACCTGGACCTACCAGGATCTCGACACCGCGGCCACTCGGGTCGCCGCCGCACTGGGCGACCGCGTACGCCCCGGGGACCTGGTGGGCGTCTGCCTCGACCGCTCCGCCGCTCTCGTGGTGACCGCCGTCGCCCTCGCCCGGATCGGCGCCGTCTACCTGCCGCTGGGCCCCCGGCCCGGGCAGCGCCGCACGGACGCCGTCACCGAGGACCTGAACGTCGTCTGCCTCATCGGTGCCCCGGAGGTCCTGCCGCCCCGGCACCGGGCCGCCGACCAGGTGCCCCTGGCGCTGCCCGGCGAGGGCATCAACGCAGCCGCCACGGCCGTCGCCGCTTTCGCCGCGCCCGGCCCCGACGCCCGCCGCGCGCCCGCCGGAACGTTCTACGCCGTACTGACGTCCGGCTCCACCGGCCGCCCCAAGGCGGTCGCCGTCGCCGAACCCTCACTCGGCGCGCTGCTCGACTGGTACCGCGCCGAGACCGGCCTCGCCCCCGGAGACCGGCAGTCCCTGCTCATCGGTGTCGCGTTCGACCCGCACCTGCTGGAGCTGTGGGCCGGGCTCACCTCCGGCGCCGCGCTCGTCCCCGCCCCCGACGACGTCCGCTGGGACCCCGCCGTGCTCGCCGACTGGTGGCGCGACGCCGCCGTGACGGTCTCCGTCGGGGCCACCCCGATGATCGAGCCGCTGCTGGACCGTCCCTGGCCCCAGGACCTGACACTGCGTCATCTGATCGTCGGCGGCGACCGGATGCGGCGCCGTCCGGGCAGCGACGTCACGGCCACCGTCCACAACGCGTACGGACCGGCCGAAGCCACCGTCGTCACCACCACGTACGCGATGCGCGGCACCGAGCCGCTCGCCGGTGAGCAGTCGCCGCCGCCCATCGGACGTCCCGTACCGGGCGTGACCGTTGTCGTCACCTCGGACGACGGCCGGCCCGTCGCACGCGGCGAGGACGGCGAACTCCGCATCGGGGGAACCTGCCTGGCGATCGGCTACCTCGACCCCGAACTCACCGCCCGCCGCTTCACCGCCCCGCCCGAGGGACTGGACCTGCCCGGTGCCGGCCGGCTCTACCGCACCGGTGACCGCGTACGGATGACGGCCGAGGGACAGCTGGAATTCCTCGGTCGCCTCGACGACCAGGTGAAGATCAGCGGCGTCCGTGTCGAACCGGCCGAAGTGGAAGCCGCGTTCGAACAGGACCCGGCAGTGCACAGCGCCGTCGTCACCGCGCCCCGCACCCCCGAGGGCCACACCCGCCTCGTCGCGTACGTGCGCCCTGCCACCGGCGCCGCTCCGGACACCGACACCCTTGTGGCGGCGGTAAGGGCCTGGCTCCCCGAGCAGGCCGTGCCCTCCGCCGTCCGGATCGTTGACGCCTACCCACTGGACGCCAACGGCAAGGTGGACCGGGCCGAGCTGACCCGCCGGGCAGCCGCCCACGACGACACGCCCGGCGCCGACGACCTGCCCGGCGGCGCTACGCCCACCGAGCTGCTCGTGCTGCGTGCCGTACGCGACCTCCTCGGCCGCCCCGGGACCGCTCTCACCGACAACTTCACCGACGCCGGAGGCACGTCGCTCGTCGCCGCCCGGCTGCTGACGGCCATCGAGCAGGAGACCGGCGTGCGGCTGCGCGCCCCCGAACTGCTGCGTCAGCCGGACCTGCGAGCCGTGGCCGTCCTCGTCGACAAGCGCCGCGCCGGTGCGCGGCAGACGGGAGCCTGA
- a CDS encoding non-ribosomal peptide synthetase: protein MLPLSSSQEIVWLHEQVQPGSRAYNFTAALDLWGTLDTDALRHGLTAALGRHAGLRLELVAVEGAMPGQQVAQTCAPRLRTVDFRDEEDPETAFRELLRTEAETPLDTFQAPLLRWTLVRLADDLHRLIHVEHHLIHDGHSFAILLRDVFSVYRGHVLGEPVALPPASSYADHVRAQAESPFPPESLDHWTAELRDVAHDMPLPGLTRPGARRRHHGGQLRQSIGADLAERLREHARSRGLTPFATLLGLFAELLRRYSGRSQMVVGTAVGNRPRGFEDAVGMFVNTIPLPLRLDPAAPAEDTMDEVTDTLIRALPHQEVPVQELTRALGMHTSGADNPLFSVMFSAHDAELPEIEVPGLDITLFEGFNTGTTRFDLDVVLLPDDRRGVTPRHGAAGMTLVWDYDADLFGEDVAKLLAGRFLDLLRSYLDAPGTALADLAPLRPEAPEDTPPPATAQARQEGDPLDPAAAHDPALPALLIGARRITYGDLDIQVDSLARRLRDAGVTAGQPVAAVLPRGADSVVTLLACLRTGAVYCPLSPSDPQARLELLLNRLAPALVLTSSDSSVTIPDGLPAATVGTPVLPRARAAEVVPGTSYIIHTSGSTGLPKPVAVGRAALEHHLTAAADRFGLGPGDRVLLFAQPSFDVALEEVLPSLHAGACLVVPEHEVPTGAELTGLLAASRVSVANLPTSYFLATREEMRPALRDGSWTPRLLVLGGERLPADAMRDFLADTDATVLNVYGVTEAAISSTVHEITRDALTDGAEIPLGTELPGERVHVLDAHHRPLPSGAVGELAVAGPGLAEGYVGNQQATAARFVSVDALGGERVYLTGDLGYRGLDGLLYFLGRRDNQIKLRGHRIELEEVEASASAALGGRSCAVVLDREAPGGPRLVGFLESADAHESWDEQALHAELSRRLPGALVPARWAKLDTMPTLAGGKPDRVALSRLAAALEAAPGEPAFREPAEPADPMTALLAEGWREVLGHSRFDESSHFFRTGGHSLLAAQLAAWLEPRLGQRPPLRLLFRNPVLADQAGALAAATTSTES from the coding sequence ATGCTTCCCCTCTCCTCCTCGCAGGAGATCGTCTGGCTGCACGAACAGGTGCAACCGGGCAGCCGCGCCTACAACTTCACCGCAGCGCTCGACCTGTGGGGCACCCTCGACACCGATGCCCTGCGTCACGGGCTCACCGCTGCTCTCGGCCGGCACGCCGGGCTGCGGCTCGAACTGGTCGCCGTCGAAGGGGCGATGCCCGGGCAGCAGGTCGCCCAGACCTGCGCGCCGCGGCTCCGCACGGTCGACTTCCGCGATGAGGAAGACCCGGAAACGGCGTTCCGGGAACTGCTGCGCACCGAGGCGGAGACGCCGCTCGACACCTTCCAGGCGCCGCTGCTGCGCTGGACCCTGGTCCGGCTCGCGGACGACCTGCACCGGCTCATCCATGTCGAGCACCATCTCATCCACGACGGCCACTCGTTCGCGATCCTGCTCAGGGACGTCTTCAGCGTCTACCGGGGCCATGTTCTGGGCGAGCCGGTCGCGCTGCCGCCCGCTTCCTCGTACGCCGACCACGTCCGTGCGCAGGCAGAGTCCCCGTTCCCGCCGGAGAGCCTGGACCACTGGACGGCCGAACTGCGCGATGTCGCCCATGACATGCCGCTGCCGGGGCTGACCCGGCCCGGCGCGCGGCGACGGCACCACGGCGGACAGCTGCGCCAGTCGATCGGCGCGGACCTGGCCGAGCGGCTGCGCGAGCACGCCCGCTCGCGCGGACTGACCCCGTTCGCCACCCTCCTCGGACTCTTCGCCGAGCTCCTGCGCCGGTACAGCGGCCGCTCGCAGATGGTCGTCGGCACCGCCGTCGGCAACCGCCCGCGCGGCTTCGAGGACGCCGTCGGCATGTTCGTCAACACCATCCCGCTCCCACTCCGACTGGATCCCGCAGCCCCGGCCGAGGACACCATGGACGAGGTGACCGACACCCTCATACGGGCCCTTCCGCATCAGGAGGTGCCGGTCCAGGAGCTGACCCGCGCGCTCGGCATGCACACCTCGGGCGCCGACAACCCCCTCTTCAGCGTCATGTTCAGCGCGCACGACGCCGAGCTCCCGGAGATCGAGGTGCCCGGCCTGGACATCACGCTCTTCGAGGGGTTCAACACCGGCACCACCCGATTCGACCTCGACGTGGTGCTGCTGCCGGACGACCGGCGCGGGGTCACTCCCCGTCACGGCGCCGCAGGCATGACGCTCGTCTGGGACTACGACGCCGACCTGTTCGGTGAGGACGTCGCGAAGCTGCTCGCCGGACGGTTCCTGGACCTGCTGCGGTCCTACCTCGACGCCCCCGGCACGGCCTTGGCCGACCTGGCGCCCCTGCGCCCCGAGGCCCCCGAGGACACCCCGCCGCCCGCCACAGCGCAGGCTCGGCAGGAAGGCGACCCGCTCGACCCGGCCGCCGCCCACGACCCGGCCCTGCCCGCCCTGCTGATCGGTGCCCGCCGCATCACCTACGGCGACCTGGACATCCAGGTCGACTCGCTCGCCCGGCGGCTGCGCGACGCCGGAGTGACGGCCGGTCAGCCCGTGGCAGCCGTACTGCCGCGAGGCGCCGACTCGGTCGTCACCCTGCTGGCCTGCCTGAGGACCGGCGCCGTGTACTGCCCGCTCTCGCCGTCCGATCCGCAGGCCCGCCTCGAACTGCTGCTGAACAGGCTGGCTCCGGCGCTGGTCCTGACCTCCTCCGACAGCTCCGTGACGATCCCGGACGGCCTGCCCGCGGCCACGGTCGGCACTCCGGTGCTGCCCCGGGCGCGCGCGGCCGAAGTGGTGCCCGGCACCTCGTACATCATCCACACCTCCGGCTCCACGGGCCTTCCCAAGCCTGTCGCCGTCGGCCGAGCGGCACTGGAGCACCATCTGACCGCGGCCGCCGACCGCTTCGGCCTTGGCCCCGGCGACCGGGTCCTGCTGTTCGCCCAGCCGTCGTTCGACGTGGCGCTCGAAGAGGTGCTGCCGTCGCTGCACGCCGGGGCCTGCCTCGTCGTCCCCGAGCACGAGGTGCCCACCGGAGCCGAGCTCACCGGCCTGCTGGCCGCCTCCCGCGTCAGTGTCGCCAACCTGCCCACGAGCTACTTCCTCGCCACCCGCGAGGAGATGCGGCCCGCGTTGCGCGACGGCAGCTGGACGCCGCGACTGCTCGTGCTCGGCGGCGAACGCCTTCCCGCCGATGCGATGCGGGACTTCCTGGCCGACACCGACGCCACTGTGCTCAACGTGTACGGCGTCACGGAGGCGGCCATCAGCTCCACCGTCCACGAGATCACCCGCGACGCCCTCACCGACGGCGCGGAGATACCCCTGGGCACCGAACTGCCCGGCGAGCGGGTGCACGTCCTGGACGCCCACCACCGGCCGCTGCCGTCCGGGGCGGTCGGCGAACTGGCCGTGGCGGGACCGGGACTCGCAGAGGGATACGTCGGTAACCAGCAGGCCACGGCCGCCCGTTTCGTCTCCGTCGACGCGCTCGGCGGAGAGCGGGTCTACCTCACCGGAGACCTCGGCTACCGGGGCCTCGACGGGCTGCTGTACTTCCTGGGGCGCCGCGACAACCAGATCAAGCTGCGCGGCCACCGCATCGAGCTGGAAGAGGTGGAGGCCTCGGCGTCCGCGGCGCTCGGCGGCCGGTCCTGCGCCGTCGTGCTCGACCGGGAAGCTCCCGGCGGACCCCGGCTCGTCGGCTTCCTGGAGAGCGCCGACGCGCACGAGTCGTGGGACGAGCAGGCGCTCCACGCCGAGCTGAGCCGGCGGCTGCCCGGCGCCCTCGTGCCGGCCCGCTGGGCAAAGCTGGACACCATGCCGACCCTGGCCGGAGGCAAGCCCGACCGGGTGGCGCTGTCCCGCCTGGCCGCCGCGCTCGAGGCCGCGCCCGGGGAACCGGCCTTCCGTGAGCCGGCCGAGCCTGCCGACCCGATGACCGCGCTGCTCGCCGAGGGCTGGCGCGAAGTGCTGGGCCACAGCCGCTTCGACGAGTCCTCCCACTTCTTCCGGACCGGCGGCCACTCCCTGCTCGCCGCCCAGCTCGCCGCCTGGCTGGAACCGCGGCTCGGGCAGCGCCCGCCGCTGCGGCTGCTCTTCCGGAACCCCGTGCTCGCCGACCAGGCCGGTGCCCTCGCCGCCGCCACCACCTCGACGGAGTCGTGA
- a CDS encoding non-ribosomal peptide synthetase, producing the protein MLSITGQYLARYRQLGTGSGAEALLPVTGAQRRFVLVRSLDPAGRPDLVPMFFAFPHGTVDVERLTAAGNRLAARHAVLRARPVVVRGTPVLRPEQPDVPVTRVPCGPGETAAAALRRALGDWTPQGSPLRMFLTQDDAHTGDETLAVVLDHSACDGRSPARIVEELGAAYAEGTDAEGPSPAETAAELAAYREAVLLQLDAEDRATSASAMAYWGERLRAVCDQAPARPERPAAGTLPSGSAELQLPSSAGSVPFPDLLDACRAAARVLYGPGHAVPLGYPWGGRPSGAAPVLGCFLNTVVFPAATGHSPAAEVTADAWWDDLDRADTPFDAVVHAARAAGSAWTGRLDGLLTVDDARRRPPLRLGGVAGREIQVDGRAVRGPFAVSVTQGSALRLRMVWDRAVLDDHTAEHAFAALADSVRASCAAT; encoded by the coding sequence GTGCTCAGCATCACCGGCCAGTACCTCGCCCGCTACCGGCAACTCGGTACCGGCAGCGGGGCCGAAGCCCTGCTTCCCGTCACCGGAGCCCAGCGCCGCTTCGTACTGGTGCGTTCCCTCGACCCCGCCGGGCGACCGGACCTGGTGCCGATGTTCTTCGCATTCCCGCACGGCACCGTCGACGTCGAGCGTCTCACTGCGGCCGGGAACCGCCTGGCGGCCCGGCACGCGGTCCTGCGCGCCCGGCCGGTCGTCGTCCGCGGTACGCCCGTGCTCCGACCGGAGCAGCCGGACGTTCCCGTGACCCGGGTGCCTTGCGGCCCGGGGGAGACCGCGGCAGCGGCGCTGCGCCGTGCCCTCGGTGACTGGACCCCGCAGGGCTCGCCGCTGCGGATGTTCCTGACGCAGGACGACGCACACACCGGCGACGAGACGCTCGCCGTCGTCCTGGACCACAGCGCCTGCGACGGCCGGTCGCCGGCCCGCATCGTGGAGGAACTCGGCGCCGCCTACGCCGAGGGCACCGACGCCGAAGGACCGTCCCCCGCCGAGACCGCCGCCGAACTGGCCGCCTACCGGGAAGCGGTCCTGCTCCAGCTGGACGCCGAGGACCGTGCCACATCGGCCTCCGCGATGGCCTACTGGGGCGAGCGGCTCCGCGCCGTATGCGATCAGGCCCCCGCGCGGCCGGAGCGCCCGGCCGCCGGGACCCTGCCGAGCGGCTCGGCCGAACTGCAACTTCCGTCCTCCGCCGGCTCGGTGCCGTTCCCCGATCTGCTCGACGCCTGCCGGGCGGCCGCGCGGGTGCTGTACGGACCGGGCCATGCGGTGCCGCTCGGCTACCCGTGGGGCGGTCGCCCGTCCGGCGCCGCTCCGGTGCTCGGCTGCTTCCTCAACACCGTCGTCTTCCCGGCCGCGACTGGGCACAGCCCCGCCGCGGAGGTGACGGCCGACGCCTGGTGGGACGATCTGGACCGGGCCGACACCCCCTTCGACGCGGTGGTGCACGCCGCCCGGGCCGCCGGCTCCGCCTGGACCGGCCGGCTCGACGGCCTGCTGACCGTGGACGACGCCCGCCGGCGCCCGCCGCTCCGCCTGGGGGGTGTGGCAGGCCGCGAGATCCAGGTCGACGGCAGAGCGGTACGCGGCCCCTTCGCCGTGTCCGTCACCCAGGGCTCCGCACTGCGGCTGCGCATGGTGTGGGACCGCGCGGTCCTCGACGACCACACCGCCGAGCACGCCTTCGCCGCGCTGGCCGACTCGGTCAGGGCGTCATGCGCGGCAACCTGA
- a CDS encoding MFS transporter encodes MPVTPRAADGGPLRMRDFRLLLAGAAAGQLGAHVTLVALPLVAVLELEASAFQVGLLTAAETAAFLLIGLPAGAWTDRMRKRPLMIRADAVRAAAMASIPVAALADVLTMAQLYAVALITGVATVFFDVAHQSFLPQLLPREQLVTGNGALETVRSSAQVTGPGLGGGLVQLLGAHLAIVADAVGYALSALFLLGIKQPESRPEPVPGASLRKDIGEGVRFVTGHPLLRVIALTTGLANFFTAVLMATQTVFLVRVLGLEPGAVGLVLSASAVGGLAGAFCAGTLASRLGQARIIWLSALATGPFALLWPLSGNGASGAVLFAAGSGVVSFGAVVYNVAQVSFRQALCPPRLLGRMNATLRFLMWGTLPLGALLGGALADSFGPRTALAWCAAGFLAVPLPLLLSPLGRMRDLPVAEDAQDATAHDAEDRTASVN; translated from the coding sequence ATGCCCGTAACACCCCGAGCCGCCGACGGCGGCCCGCTGCGTATGCGTGACTTCCGTCTGCTGCTCGCCGGAGCGGCCGCCGGACAGCTCGGAGCCCACGTCACCCTCGTGGCCCTGCCCCTCGTGGCCGTGCTCGAACTCGAGGCGTCCGCCTTCCAGGTGGGTCTGCTGACGGCCGCCGAGACCGCAGCGTTCCTGCTCATCGGCCTGCCCGCCGGCGCCTGGACCGACCGTATGCGCAAGCGGCCGCTGATGATCCGGGCCGACGCGGTACGCGCCGCGGCGATGGCCAGCATCCCCGTCGCCGCGCTCGCCGACGTCCTGACGATGGCCCAGCTGTATGCCGTCGCCCTGATCACCGGCGTGGCGACCGTCTTCTTCGACGTGGCTCACCAGAGCTTCCTGCCCCAGCTGCTGCCCAGGGAACAGCTCGTCACGGGCAACGGGGCACTGGAGACGGTCCGTTCATCGGCGCAGGTGACGGGCCCAGGGCTCGGCGGCGGACTCGTCCAGTTGCTCGGAGCCCACCTGGCCATCGTGGCCGACGCCGTCGGCTATGCCCTGTCCGCTCTGTTCCTCCTCGGCATCAAGCAGCCGGAGAGCCGTCCCGAGCCGGTACCGGGCGCCTCCCTGCGCAAGGACATCGGCGAGGGCGTGCGCTTCGTCACCGGCCACCCGCTGCTGCGCGTCATCGCCCTCACGACCGGCCTCGCCAACTTCTTCACCGCGGTCCTCATGGCCACCCAGACCGTCTTCCTGGTCCGGGTGCTCGGGCTGGAGCCGGGTGCGGTCGGCCTCGTGCTGTCCGCCTCGGCGGTCGGCGGGCTCGCCGGTGCGTTCTGCGCGGGCACGCTCGCCTCCCGGCTCGGCCAGGCCCGGATCATCTGGCTGTCCGCGCTCGCCACCGGCCCGTTCGCACTTCTGTGGCCGCTGTCGGGGAACGGGGCGAGCGGCGCGGTCCTGTTCGCCGCCGGCTCCGGTGTCGTCTCCTTCGGAGCCGTCGTCTACAACGTCGCCCAGGTGAGCTTCCGCCAGGCCCTGTGCCCGCCCCGGCTGCTGGGCCGGATGAACGCCACGCTGCGGTTCCTCATGTGGGGCACCCTCCCGCTCGGTGCCCTGCTGGGCGGGGCCCTGGCCGACAGCTTCGGCCCGCGCACCGCGCTGGCCTGGTGCGCGGCGGGATTCCTCGCCGTACCCCTGCCGCTGCTCCTGTCCCCGCTCGGCCGGATGCGCGACCTGCCGGTGGCCGAGGACGCGCAGGACGCGACCGCTCACGACGCCGAGGACCGGACCGCGTCCGTCAACTGA
- a CDS encoding MmyB family transcriptional regulator, producing the protein MVADLRAATARYPADTDLRSLIKDLRGVSAGFAHLWDSGIVGVHESDTKTVHHPGVGTLTLDCDVLMAPGSDLRVVAYTAVPGSDAADKLGLLRVIGTQAMTGDSSPAWQPAVPARRSRSAVLVVDRLHIAAGTSDSDNKRTGLAFFGHYGTSDVVCVISSCRCVSAAGDCCPEMGRACVIHPDVAPIWRNIS; encoded by the coding sequence GTGGTCGCCGACCTCAGAGCGGCGACCGCCCGGTACCCGGCCGACACCGACCTGCGCTCCCTGATCAAGGACTTGCGGGGCGTCAGTGCCGGCTTCGCACACCTGTGGGACTCCGGAATCGTCGGCGTCCATGAGTCCGACACCAAGACCGTCCACCACCCCGGCGTCGGAACGCTCACCCTCGACTGCGACGTGCTCATGGCTCCGGGCAGTGATCTGCGCGTCGTCGCCTACACGGCCGTCCCCGGCAGCGACGCCGCGGACAAGCTCGGACTCCTGCGCGTCATCGGCACCCAAGCCATGACCGGGGACAGCTCCCCGGCATGGCAGCCGGCGGTGCCCGCCCGACGGTCCAGGTCCGCCGTTCTCGTCGTGGACCGTCTTCACATAGCGGCTGGAACGAGCGATTCCGACAACAAGCGAACAGGGCTGGCATTTTTCGGCCATTACGGGACCAGTGATGTCGTGTGCGTAATCAGTAGCTGTCGCTGCGTGTCCGCGGCGGGAGATTGCTGTCCCGAGATGGGTCGCGCATGCGTCATTCATCCGGACGTAGCCCCCATCTGGCGAAATATTTCCTGA
- a CDS encoding LLM class F420-dependent oxidoreductase — MKFGVSTFITDQGISPTALGPALEERAFDSLFIAEHTHIPADRRTPYPMGGELPEIYYRTLDPFVALTAIGVVTERLLLGTGIALVPQRDPITTAKEVASLDLVSGGRVIFGVGVGWNREEMRNHGTDPSTRGRLTDERLRAMRELWTSERAEFHGEFVNFDPVFSWPKPVQRPHPPIYVGGGEGAFRRVAEFGDAWLAGSAPPQELGPQIERLRALADREVPVTVYAVPDDPEQVEGYGRLGVERLLFYVPTLPERETLEHLDRLAELAARYR; from the coding sequence GTGAAATTCGGAGTCTCGACCTTCATCACCGACCAGGGCATCAGCCCGACCGCGCTCGGCCCCGCACTCGAAGAGCGTGCGTTCGACTCGTTGTTCATCGCTGAGCACACCCATATCCCGGCGGACCGCCGGACGCCCTACCCGATGGGTGGTGAGCTGCCGGAGATCTACTACCGCACCCTCGACCCCTTCGTCGCGCTGACCGCGATCGGTGTGGTGACCGAACGGCTGCTTCTGGGCACCGGCATCGCGCTGGTCCCGCAGCGCGACCCGATCACCACGGCGAAGGAGGTGGCCTCGCTCGACCTGGTCTCCGGCGGCCGCGTGATCTTCGGCGTCGGCGTGGGCTGGAACCGCGAGGAGATGAGGAACCACGGCACCGACCCCTCCACCCGCGGCCGGCTCACCGACGAACGGCTGCGCGCCATGCGGGAGCTGTGGACCTCGGAGAGGGCCGAGTTCCACGGCGAGTTCGTGAACTTCGATCCGGTCTTCTCCTGGCCCAAGCCCGTGCAGCGCCCTCATCCGCCGATCTACGTGGGCGGCGGCGAGGGCGCGTTCCGGCGGGTGGCGGAGTTCGGGGACGCATGGCTGGCCGGCAGCGCGCCGCCGCAGGAGCTCGGACCGCAGATCGAGCGGCTGCGCGCCCTTGCCGACCGAGAGGTGCCGGTGACGGTGTACGCGGTTCCCGACGATCCCGAGCAGGTCGAGGGGTACGGCCGTCTCGGCGTCGAGCGGCTGCTGTTCTACGTACCGACCCTGCCCGAACGGGAGACCCTGGAGCACCTCGACCGGCTGGCCGAACTCGCTGCCCGGTACCGGTGA
- a CDS encoding TIGR03668 family PPOX class F420-dependent oxidoreductase: MPALTSAEARKRFAAARIAHLATAGTAAHPHLVPVVFAVDGDTVMLAVDHKPKRTTRLKRLANIAANPSVCLLADHYEEDWDRLWWARADGAARVLPSPDHSPEAARCIDLLTAKYRQYAGRPPEGPVVEVSVLRWSGWRAS; this comes from the coding sequence ATGCCCGCTCTGACAAGCGCTGAGGCACGGAAGCGGTTCGCAGCGGCACGCATCGCCCACCTCGCAACGGCCGGCACGGCAGCCCACCCGCACCTGGTACCGGTGGTGTTCGCCGTGGACGGCGACACGGTGATGCTGGCCGTGGACCACAAACCGAAGCGGACCACACGGCTGAAACGCCTGGCCAACATCGCCGCCAACCCGTCGGTCTGCCTGCTCGCCGACCACTACGAGGAGGACTGGGACCGCCTGTGGTGGGCCCGGGCCGACGGCGCAGCCCGAGTGCTTCCGTCACCGGACCACTCCCCCGAAGCAGCCCGCTGCATCGACCTGCTCACGGCGAAGTACCGGCAGTACGCCGGGCGGCCACCCGAAGGACCGGTGGTCGAGGTCTCGGTCCTGCGCTGGAGCGGCTGGCGCGCATCGTGA
- a CDS encoding DUF2269 family protein, giving the protein MFPPAARRAQTAGHDAASLGTVRLLHRICRVYAGIGLAVPVSGFATAAGLGVLGDAWLIVSIVLTAGAAGVLGLLVLPRQKALLEQLDEAAVPAERSHTVRLAMFTGMFNLLWAVVTVLMIIRPGSTTGA; this is encoded by the coding sequence ATGTTTCCGCCGGCCGCCCGCCGGGCCCAGACTGCCGGGCACGATGCCGCGTCGCTGGGAACGGTCCGGCTTCTGCACCGCATCTGCCGCGTCTACGCCGGCATCGGTCTGGCCGTGCCGGTGTCCGGGTTCGCCACCGCCGCCGGCCTTGGTGTCCTCGGCGACGCGTGGCTGATCGTCTCCATCGTGCTGACCGCAGGCGCGGCGGGTGTGCTGGGCCTGCTGGTCCTGCCCCGTCAGAAAGCCCTGCTGGAACAGCTCGACGAGGCAGCCGTCCCGGCTGAGCGAAGCCACACGGTACGGCTGGCCATGTTCACGGGCATGTTCAACCTGTTGTGGGCGGTGGTGACCGTCCTGATGATCATCCGCCCCGGCTCGACGACGGGAGCCTGA